A section of the Piliocolobus tephrosceles isolate RC106 chromosome 14, ASM277652v3, whole genome shotgun sequence genome encodes:
- the LOC111537222 gene encoding 60S ribosomal protein L31, with the protein MAPAKKGGEKKKGRSAINEVVTREYTINIHKRIHGVGFKKRAPRALKEIRKFAMKEMGTPDVRIDTRLNKAVWAKGIRNVPYRIRVRLSRKRNEDEDSPNKLYTLVTYVPVTTFKNLQTVNVDEN; encoded by the coding sequence ATGGCTCCCGCAAAGAAGGGTGGCGAGAAGAAAAAGGGCCGTTCTGCTATCAACGAGGTGGTGACCCGAGAATACACCATCAACATTCACAAGCGCATCCATGGAGTGGGCTTCAAGAAGCGTGCCCCTCGGGCACTCAAAGAGATTCGGAAATTTGCCATGAAGGAGATGGGAACTCCAGATGTGCGCATTGATACCAGGCTCAACAAAGCTGTCTGGGCCAAAGGAATAAGGAATGTCCCATACCGAATCCGTGTGCGGCTGTCCAGAAAACGTAATGAGGATGAAGATTCACCAAATAAGCTCTACACTTTGGTTACCTATGTACCTGTTACCACTTTCAAAAATCTACAGACAGTCAATGTGGATGAGAACTAA